The following proteins come from a genomic window of Trifolium pratense cultivar HEN17-A07 linkage group LG4, ARS_RC_1.1, whole genome shotgun sequence:
- the LOC123920534 gene encoding uncharacterized protein LOC123920534 isoform X2: protein MDSSTSQQTTDTVNESLPAIPVVPYDRLFPFLFPHIDQDKVDEIQALFEKYKRDEIIPKSRFFARVTDIVGMQLVYSATMQLHEQQNKNRQVPVNEQFTTQQMSNLQITDTVNELQVLFNMLPYDQDKVDEIQALSEKPRDEQADIVSTFSPLMTDILEEQLVSPSLAQMQEQKSNLQVTVNEQPRTQINSSKVVLTFDQLFHLLAPQIGIEKTIDLYYFGKKCQRGEIPKCNITPLMKDIVGEPAFRSAVATLLRQKSSQQVTVNEQPGTQINSGKPVATFYDI, encoded by the exons ATGGACTCATCTACATCGCAGCAGACGACAGACACCGTCAATGAAAGTTTACCTGCTATACCTGTGGTGCCATATGACCGGTTGTTCCCTTTCTTGTTTCCCCATATTGACCAAGACAAAGTCGATGAAATTCAAGCTTTATTCGAGAAATATAAG AGAGATGAAATAATACCCAAGTCTAGGTTTTTCGCGCGTGTGACAGACATTGTGGGAATGCAGCTGGTTTATTCAGCAACGATGCAACTGCACGAACAACAG aATAAAAATCGTCAGGTCCCAGTCAATGAACAGTTTACAACACAACAGATGAGTAATCTACAAATCACAGACACAGTCAATGAACTTCAAGTTTTATTCAACATGTTGCCATATGACCAAGACAAAGTCGATGAGATTCAAGCTTTATCCGAGAAACCG AGAGATGAACAGGCAGACATTGTGTCTACTTTTTCCCCACTTATGACAGACATTTTGGAGGAGCAGCTGGTTTCACCATCATTGGCACAAATGCAAGAACAG AAAAGCAATCTACAAGTCACAGTCAATGAACAACCTAGAACCCAAATCAATTCTAGTAAAGTGGTGTTGACATTTGATCAGCTGTTCCATCTCCTGGCTCCCCAAATTGGCATAGAGAAAACCATTGACCTTTactattttggtaaaaaatgcCAG AGAGGTGAGATACCCAAGTGTAATATTACACCGCTTATGAAAGACATTGTTGGGGAGCCAGCTTTTAGATCAGCAGTAGCAACACTTCTAAGACAG aAAAGCAGTCAACAAGTCACAGTCAATGAACAACCTGGAACCCAAATCAATTCTGGTAAACCGGTGGCGACATTTTACGATAT ATAA
- the LOC123920534 gene encoding uncharacterized protein LOC123920534 isoform X1, with amino-acid sequence MDSSTSQQTTDTVNESLPAIPVVPYDRLFPFLFPHIDQDKVDEIQALFEKYKRDEIIPKSRFFARVTDIVGMQLVYSATMQLHEQQNKNRQVPVNEQFTTQQMSNLQITDTVNELQVLFNMLPYDQDKVDEIQALSEKPRDEQADIVSTFSPLMTDILEEQLVSPSLAQMQEQKSNLQVTVNEQPRTQINSSKVVLTFDQLFHLLAPQIGIEKTIDLYYFGKKCQRGEIPKCNITPLMKDIVGEPAFRSAVATLLRQKSSQQVTVNEQPGTQINSDKKRTNSSGTSL; translated from the exons ATGGACTCATCTACATCGCAGCAGACGACAGACACCGTCAATGAAAGTTTACCTGCTATACCTGTGGTGCCATATGACCGGTTGTTCCCTTTCTTGTTTCCCCATATTGACCAAGACAAAGTCGATGAAATTCAAGCTTTATTCGAGAAATATAAG AGAGATGAAATAATACCCAAGTCTAGGTTTTTCGCGCGTGTGACAGACATTGTGGGAATGCAGCTGGTTTATTCAGCAACGATGCAACTGCACGAACAACAG aATAAAAATCGTCAGGTCCCAGTCAATGAACAGTTTACAACACAACAGATGAGTAATCTACAAATCACAGACACAGTCAATGAACTTCAAGTTTTATTCAACATGTTGCCATATGACCAAGACAAAGTCGATGAGATTCAAGCTTTATCCGAGAAACCG AGAGATGAACAGGCAGACATTGTGTCTACTTTTTCCCCACTTATGACAGACATTTTGGAGGAGCAGCTGGTTTCACCATCATTGGCACAAATGCAAGAACAG AAAAGCAATCTACAAGTCACAGTCAATGAACAACCTAGAACCCAAATCAATTCTAGTAAAGTGGTGTTGACATTTGATCAGCTGTTCCATCTCCTGGCTCCCCAAATTGGCATAGAGAAAACCATTGACCTTTactattttggtaaaaaatgcCAG AGAGGTGAGATACCCAAGTGTAATATTACACCGCTTATGAAAGACATTGTTGGGGAGCCAGCTTTTAGATCAGCAGTAGCAACACTTCTAAGACAG aAAAGCAGTCAACAAGTCACAGTCAATGAACAACCTGGAACCCAAATCAATTCTG ATAAGAAACGAACAAATTCTTCGGGCACGTCTCTCTAG